The proteins below come from a single Mucilaginibacter mali genomic window:
- a CDS encoding NAD-dependent epimerase/dehydratase family protein yields the protein MNKIIEGDMAYVYQANLPWENFAGQTVLITGASGFLPAYMVETLLYINRQKPDQNITVLALVRNLEKAKTRFKDHLDDKHLILVHKDVCDEMVFDRKVDYIVHAASQASPKYYGVDPVGTLNANVLGTINLMKLAKKDNVRSFLFFSSGDVYGQVDESRIPMKEDHYAHLDPTNVRSCYGESKRMGETICASWFYQYGVPAKMVRPFHTYGPKMLLDDGRVFADFVNDILNNRDINLNSDGSAQRAFCYLADATIAFFTVLLKGENGQAYNVGNPYQEYSILQLAHIMTGLYPEKGLKVSSVQKTIEGNNYLKSPINRGTPDISKLEAFGWKPQISAEDGFRKVVESYLV from the coding sequence ATGAATAAGATCATAGAAGGTGATATGGCATACGTTTACCAGGCAAATTTACCCTGGGAGAATTTTGCAGGCCAAACAGTATTGATCACCGGGGCTAGCGGCTTTCTGCCGGCATACATGGTTGAAACATTACTATACATTAATAGGCAGAAACCCGATCAGAATATTACTGTATTAGCATTGGTTAGGAACCTTGAGAAGGCGAAAACCCGTTTTAAAGATCATTTGGATGATAAGCATCTTATTTTAGTACATAAAGATGTTTGCGACGAAATGGTGTTTGACCGCAAAGTTGACTATATAGTACACGCGGCCAGCCAGGCCAGCCCTAAATATTATGGAGTAGACCCTGTTGGTACTTTAAATGCTAATGTTTTAGGAACCATAAACTTAATGAAACTGGCTAAGAAAGATAACGTAAGATCATTTTTATTCTTTAGTTCGGGTGATGTTTATGGCCAGGTAGATGAAAGCCGTATCCCGATGAAAGAAGACCACTATGCGCATCTTGATCCCACAAATGTGCGTTCTTGTTATGGCGAAAGTAAAAGAATGGGAGAGACCATTTGTGCAAGCTGGTTCTATCAGTATGGTGTCCCTGCTAAAATGGTACGCCCTTTCCACACTTATGGCCCTAAAATGCTTTTAGATGATGGCCGTGTATTTGCCGATTTTGTAAACGATATTTTAAATAACAGGGATATCAACTTAAACAGTGATGGATCTGCCCAACGGGCATTTTGTTATCTTGCTGATGCTACTATCGCGTTTTTTACAGTGTTATTAAAGGGCGAAAACGGGCAGGCATATAATGTTGGCAACCCTTACCAGGAATACAGCATTTTGCAATTAGCACATATCATGACCGGCCTATACCCTGAGAAAGGGCTAAAAGTAAGTTCGGTACAAAAAACTATTGAAGGTAACAACTATTTAAAGAGCCCTATAAACCGCGGCACGCCCGATATTAGTAAGCTGGAGGCTTTTGGATGGAAACCACAAATTAGTGCCGAGGATGGCTTTAGAAAAGTTGTAGAAAGTTATTTAGTTTAA